A single genomic interval of Bradyrhizobium sp. sBnM-33 harbors:
- a CDS encoding NAD(P)H-dependent flavin oxidoreductase, translating into MSMPALFKGRLSIPVIGSPLFIISVPDLVIAQCKAGVVGSFPALNARPASLLDEWLARITEELAAYDKAHPERPSAPFAVNQIVHKSNNRLDHDLAACEKYKVPMLITSLGAREDLNQAAHNWGGIVFHDVINQKFAHKAVEKGADGLILVAAGAGGHAGTISPLAFVEETRAWFDGPIALSGAIANGRAIRAARILGADFAYIGSAFIATKEANAVEAYKEMITSSSAEDIVYSNLFTGVHGNYLKPSIVKAGLNPDDLPTSDPSKMSFGTDASGERAKPKAWKEIWGSGQGIGGIGKVVPAAELIARFKKEYDEAVDPAL; encoded by the coding sequence ATGTCCATGCCCGCGCTGTTCAAGGGCCGCCTGTCGATACCCGTGATCGGGTCGCCGTTGTTCATTATCTCCGTGCCCGATCTCGTGATCGCCCAGTGCAAGGCCGGCGTGGTCGGATCGTTTCCGGCGCTAAACGCGCGGCCGGCTTCGCTGCTCGACGAGTGGCTGGCGCGGATCACCGAAGAGCTCGCGGCTTACGACAAGGCGCATCCGGAGCGGCCGTCGGCGCCGTTCGCGGTGAACCAGATCGTTCACAAGTCCAACAACCGGCTCGATCACGATCTCGCGGCCTGCGAGAAGTACAAGGTGCCGATGCTGATCACCTCGCTCGGCGCGCGCGAGGATCTCAACCAGGCGGCGCATAATTGGGGCGGCATCGTCTTCCACGACGTGATCAACCAGAAATTCGCGCACAAGGCGGTCGAGAAGGGCGCCGACGGCCTGATCCTGGTTGCGGCCGGCGCCGGCGGCCATGCCGGCACGATCTCGCCGCTCGCCTTCGTCGAAGAAACGCGCGCCTGGTTCGACGGACCGATCGCGCTGTCGGGCGCGATCGCCAATGGCCGCGCCATCCGTGCGGCGCGCATCCTCGGCGCCGACTTCGCCTATATCGGCTCCGCCTTCATCGCGACCAAGGAAGCTAATGCCGTCGAAGCCTACAAGGAGATGATCACGTCCTCGTCGGCGGAAGACATCGTCTACTCGAACCTGTTCACCGGCGTGCACGGCAATTACCTCAAGCCGTCGATCGTTAAGGCGGGTCTCAATCCCGACGACCTGCCGACCTCCGATCCCTCGAAGATGAGTTTTGGCACCGACGCCTCTGGCGAGCGCGCCAAGCCGAAGGCATGGAAGGAGATCTGGGGCTCTGGTCAGGGCATCGGCGGCATCGGCAAGGTGGTGCCGGCCGCCGAGCTGATCGCGCGGTTCAAGAAGGAATATGACGAGGCGGTCGACCCCGCATTGTGA
- a CDS encoding SDR family NAD(P)-dependent oxidoreductase: MAGQNLSARVALVTGASRGIGAAVALTLAEAGAAVAVNYRERADDADTVVARIKANGGRAIAVAADVSQAAAVANMVEQVASALGPIDILVNNAGVAIVRGVDDLTEDDFDRTIAVNLKSAFLCTQAVVPAMRARKWGRIVNISSGAARGAGAIGVHYNASKAGMEGLTRGYAARLVKEGITVNAVAPSLIETDMMGGRTDLARNIPLGRMGQAGEVAQAVAMVLGNSYMTGQTIVLNGGMAFI, translated from the coding sequence ATGGCCGGACAGAACTTGAGCGCGCGGGTCGCGCTGGTGACGGGAGCGTCCCGCGGTATCGGCGCGGCGGTTGCCTTGACACTTGCCGAAGCCGGCGCCGCGGTCGCGGTCAATTACCGCGAGCGCGCTGATGATGCCGATACCGTCGTCGCCCGGATCAAGGCCAATGGCGGCCGCGCCATCGCGGTCGCGGCCGATGTCTCGCAGGCGGCGGCTGTCGCCAACATGGTCGAGCAGGTGGCCTCCGCGCTCGGCCCGATCGACATTCTCGTCAACAATGCAGGTGTCGCGATCGTGCGCGGCGTCGACGATCTCACCGAGGACGATTTCGACCGCACCATCGCGGTAAACCTGAAATCGGCGTTCCTGTGCACTCAGGCGGTTGTGCCGGCGATGCGGGCACGCAAATGGGGCCGCATCGTCAACATCTCCTCGGGCGCGGCGCGCGGCGCCGGCGCCATCGGCGTGCACTACAACGCCTCCAAGGCCGGCATGGAAGGACTGACGCGCGGCTATGCAGCGCGCCTCGTCAAGGAAGGCATTACCGTCAACGCGGTGGCGCCGTCGCTGATCGAGACCGACATGATGGGCGGTCGCACCGATCTGGCGCGCAACATCCCGCTCGGCCGCATGGGCCAGGCCGGGGAAGTCGCACAAGCCGTCGCGATGGTGCTCGGCAACAGCTACATGACCGGGCAGACCATCGTCCTCAATGGCGGCATGGCGTTCATTTGA
- a CDS encoding thioesterase family protein, which yields MDGIFRVDGNDVVTSPFAAGPWDPSMQHGSPPAALVVWAAERIPTPVAMRVARVTVDLMRPVPVAPLTIESEVLREGRKIQLCAVRLLAKGVVVVGATVLKIKVQAQELPLEAAILPVELPGPGRSRVEPADFSSSPFVSGMSLRAARGRFGTPGPGAIWYRVDRPIVEGAPVSQAMRAMAAADFCNGTSAVLDFREWTFLNADLTVNFAREPVGDWILLDAESWIGPDGAGLAMARLADERGYFGRAIQSLVIEKR from the coding sequence ATGGACGGCATTTTTCGTGTTGACGGCAACGACGTCGTCACCAGCCCCTTTGCAGCGGGGCCATGGGACCCGAGCATGCAGCACGGCTCGCCGCCGGCGGCGCTGGTGGTGTGGGCGGCGGAGCGGATTCCGACGCCGGTCGCGATGCGGGTTGCGCGCGTGACCGTGGACCTGATGCGCCCCGTGCCGGTGGCGCCGCTGACCATCGAGAGCGAAGTCTTGCGCGAGGGGCGCAAGATCCAGCTCTGCGCGGTCAGGCTGCTGGCCAAAGGCGTCGTCGTGGTCGGCGCGACCGTGCTGAAGATCAAGGTGCAGGCCCAGGAATTGCCGCTAGAGGCCGCGATTCTGCCGGTTGAGCTGCCGGGGCCGGGTCGATCGCGCGTCGAGCCCGCGGATTTTTCTTCCAGCCCGTTCGTATCAGGCATGTCGCTGCGTGCCGCGCGTGGCCGGTTCGGCACGCCCGGTCCCGGCGCGATCTGGTATCGCGTCGACCGGCCGATCGTGGAAGGCGCGCCGGTATCGCAGGCGATGCGGGCGATGGCGGCGGCGGATTTCTGCAACGGCACTTCGGCCGTGCTGGATTTTCGCGAATGGACGTTTCTCAACGCCGACCTGACCGTGAATTTTGCGCGAGAGCCGGTCGGCGATTGGATCCTGCTCGATGCCGAGTCCTGGATCGGTCCCGACGGCGCGGGGCTCGCCATGGCGCGGCTTGCCGACGAGCGTGGCTATTTCGGCCGCGCCATCCAGAGCCTTGTCATCGAGAAGCGCTGA